A DNA window from Niabella yanshanensis contains the following coding sequences:
- the rny gene encoding ribonuclease Y — protein MESTIIIVAAVALVLGIVAGKFIFAKNTQQKIDEANLKAQTIVKEAELSAENVRKEKELQAKEKFVSLKSAHDKEVNERNRKLSESENRIKQKEQSLSQKEANLEKQVKDNDVIKDNLNKQIEVVNKKRTELEKHQEEHIRRLEKIAGLTADEAKIQLVDSLKNEAHTQAIGLQQEIIDEAKQKANKEARKIIIQTIQRTAAEQAIENAITVFNLESDEVKGQIIGREGRNIRALEAATGVDLIVDDTPEAILLSCFDPLRREIARLSLQRLVTDGRIHPARIEEVVEKTRKQIEEQVMEIGERTVIDLGIHGLHKELVRMVGRMRYRSSYGQNLLMHSRETANLCATMAAELGMNQNMTKLAKRAGLLHDIGKVPDEESELSHALLGAKLAEKYGENPAVVNAIAAHHDEAEMQYVISPIIQACDAISGARPGARREIMQQYLQRIKDLENLATSYPGVEKAYAIQAGRELRVIVESDKVTDQDSDKLSFEIAQKIQTEMTFPGQIKVTVIREKRAVNVAR, from the coding sequence ATGGAATCCACAATAATTATTGTAGCGGCAGTGGCCCTGGTGTTGGGCATCGTGGCGGGTAAATTTATTTTCGCTAAAAACACACAACAAAAAATCGACGAAGCTAATTTAAAAGCGCAAACCATTGTAAAAGAAGCCGAATTAAGTGCAGAAAACGTCAGAAAGGAAAAAGAATTGCAAGCCAAAGAAAAATTTGTTTCCTTAAAATCGGCTCATGACAAAGAAGTAAACGAACGTAACCGCAAACTGTCTGAAAGCGAGAACCGTATTAAACAAAAGGAACAGTCTTTAAGCCAAAAAGAAGCAAATCTTGAAAAGCAGGTAAAAGATAATGATGTTATCAAAGACAACCTGAACAAACAGATCGAGGTAGTTAACAAAAAACGTACGGAACTTGAAAAACACCAGGAAGAGCATATACGCCGCCTGGAGAAAATCGCGGGTCTTACTGCAGATGAGGCTAAAATACAGTTGGTAGACAGTCTTAAAAATGAGGCTCATACACAAGCTATTGGTCTTCAGCAGGAAATTATTGATGAAGCTAAACAGAAGGCCAACAAAGAAGCCCGTAAAATTATCATCCAAACTATTCAGCGTACTGCTGCAGAGCAGGCCATTGAGAATGCCATCACTGTATTCAACCTTGAAAGTGATGAGGTAAAAGGCCAGATCATTGGTAGAGAAGGCCGTAATATTCGCGCCCTCGAAGCTGCCACAGGCGTGGACCTGATTGTTGATGATACTCCTGAAGCGATTTTGTTGTCATGCTTTGACCCTCTGCGTAGAGAAATTGCACGGTTGAGCTTGCAACGCCTGGTAACGGATGGCCGTATTCACCCGGCACGTATTGAGGAAGTAGTGGAAAAAACCCGCAAACAGATTGAAGAGCAGGTGATGGAAATTGGCGAGCGCACTGTTATCGATTTAGGCATACATGGCTTGCATAAAGAACTGGTAAGAATGGTAGGGCGTATGCGTTACCGCTCTTCTTATGGTCAGAACCTGTTAATGCATAGTCGCGAAACGGCCAACCTTTGTGCTACTATGGCTGCCGAGTTGGGTATGAACCAAAACATGACCAAGCTGGCCAAACGTGCCGGTTTATTACACGATATTGGCAAAGTACCTGACGAAGAAAGCGAATTAAGCCACGCATTGCTGGGTGCCAAACTGGCTGAGAAATACGGTGAAAACCCTGCCGTAGTAAATGCAATAGCCGCTCACCACGATGAAGCAGAAATGCAATACGTGATCTCGCCTATCATACAGGCCTGCGATGCCATCAGCGGTGCACGCCCCGGTGCACGCCGGGAGATCATGCAGCAATACCTGCAGCGTATTAAAGACCTGGAGAACCTGGCAACCAGCTATCCCGGCGTTGAAAAAGCATATGCGATACAAGCCGGCCGCGAGCTGCGTGTAATAGTAGAGTCAGATAAAGTAACTGATCAGGATAGCGATAAACTATCGTTTGAAATTGCTCAGAAGATCCAGACCGAAATGACCTTTCCCGGACAGATTAAAGTAACTGTGATCCGCGAAAAAAGAGCGGTGAACGTAGCAAGATAA
- a CDS encoding cell division protein ZapA gives MQENLIPANINIADRIYRVQMSPEDEQVVRQSVRIINDKIVEFKTKIPGKDMQDYISMVLVWFVTESKNKNVSIADENHLMGKLEQLESLIDSELQ, from the coding sequence ATGCAAGAAAACCTTATTCCCGCCAACATTAATATAGCCGACAGGATTTACCGGGTGCAAATGTCTCCCGAAGACGAGCAGGTCGTTCGCCAGTCGGTGCGTATCATTAACGATAAAATTGTAGAGTTTAAGACTAAAATACCGGGCAAAGACATGCAGGATTACATATCCATGGTGTTGGTTTGGTTTGTAACAGAAAGTAAGAACAAAAATGTTTCCATTGCCGATGAAAACCACCTGATGGGTAAACTGGAGCAGTTAGAGTCATTAATTGACAGCGAACTGCAGTAG
- a CDS encoding IS3 family transposase: MYFGYSRSGYYKSLRTIIQSDLTEAVVVDLVGSVRRYQPMIGGKKLYSLLKADLAKPGSRVGRDKFFDILRKQKLLIKRRRRYVTTTDSYHRFRKYNNKVKDQLLTGPGQVIVSDITYLRTSSGFVYLFLQTDAWSRKITGWHLSESLGIAGALKALEMSIRQYPSTLGTIHHSDRGIQYCCDAYVSALQEAGMEISMTEENHCYENAQAERVNGILKQEFLLDSVFADKQEAFKAVKEAIYTYNYRRPHWSLNLRIPIQLHNAA; the protein is encoded by the coding sequence TTGTACTTTGGTTACAGCCGTTCGGGTTATTATAAATCGCTGAGAACAATTATTCAATCGGATTTAACAGAGGCTGTAGTGGTAGATTTAGTAGGTTCGGTTCGGCGTTATCAGCCGATGATAGGAGGTAAAAAACTGTATTCGTTATTAAAAGCTGATTTGGCAAAACCGGGCAGTAGAGTTGGTCGCGATAAGTTCTTTGATATACTACGCAAGCAGAAGTTGCTGATAAAAAGAAGAAGGAGGTATGTTACTACAACGGATTCTTATCATCGCTTTCGCAAGTATAACAATAAGGTTAAAGATCAATTACTTACAGGACCCGGCCAGGTAATTGTAAGTGATATTACTTATTTGAGGACGTCGAGCGGGTTTGTATACCTGTTTTTGCAAACAGATGCCTGGTCTCGAAAGATCACCGGCTGGCATTTGAGTGAGAGTTTGGGTATTGCTGGAGCACTAAAAGCTCTTGAGATGAGTATCCGGCAGTATCCTTCGACGCTGGGAACGATCCACCATTCCGATCGGGGCATCCAGTATTGTTGTGATGCTTATGTGTCAGCACTACAGGAGGCCGGAATGGAAATTAGCATGACTGAAGAAAATCATTGTTACGAGAATGCACAGGCAGAAAGGGTAAATGGGATATTGAAACAGGAATTTCTTTTAGATAGTGTATTTGCCGATAAGCAGGAAGCATTTAAAGCAGTGAAAGAGGCCATATATACTTATAATTACCGCCGTCCCCATTGGTCTTTAAATTTAAGAATACCTATACAGTTACACAATGCAGCATAG
- a CDS encoding transposase: MTKISIREQVRYSISFKQKVVREVEKGLSVESVRRRYNIGGGSTIQNWIRQFGKHLLSKVLRVETLEEKDRLKELEAEVKKLKLALADSMLEKQALETLIDIVDEHYDTDVKKNFAQQSSACVGRKGKK; the protein is encoded by the coding sequence ATGACGAAGATATCCATTAGAGAACAGGTTCGGTATAGTATTAGCTTTAAGCAAAAAGTTGTCAGAGAAGTGGAGAAAGGGTTATCAGTAGAGTCTGTTCGCAGGCGGTATAATATCGGCGGGGGCAGTACTATTCAAAATTGGATCAGACAATTTGGTAAACATTTATTAAGTAAAGTGTTAAGAGTGGAGACGCTTGAAGAAAAAGACCGTTTAAAAGAATTGGAAGCTGAAGTAAAAAAGCTGAAGCTGGCCTTGGCAGACAGCATGTTGGAGAAGCAAGCTTTGGAAACACTAATCGACATAGTGGATGAGCATTATGATACAGATGTAAAAAAAAATTTCGCACAGCAGTCATCCGCATGTGTGGGGAGAAAGGGCAAAAAGTAA
- the pheT gene encoding phenylalanine--tRNA ligase subunit beta has protein sequence MTISYNWLSEYLPAGQAGLPEKVQSERLSQILTCIGLEVEAVESYESHKGGLKGLVVGEVLTCEKHPNADKLKLTTVNTGAAEPLKIVCGAPNVAVGQKVIVAPIGTSIYPLNAEPVTMKAAKIRGEESQGMICAEDEVGLGSSHEGILVLPETSKPGTPVAELFNIYTDTIFEIGLTPNRMDAMSHWGVARDVSAYLAHHDKKNGGPRLPAIKALPAFKGKNPLEVTVENTAACPRYSGISINNVTIAPSPQWLQDKLKAIGVKPISNIVDITNFILHETGQPLHAFDADQIAGKKVIVKNLPQDTLFVTLDGKERKLNSYDLMICDEKGGMCIGGVYGGLNSGVTATTKNIFLESACFDSINIRKTSFSHGLRTDAATRFEKGTDISATVNVLKRATELILELCGGEVASGIIDIYPEEKPKTSVTIKYHYLKKLSGKNYHPDAVKKILTALGFVIEKEDIDSLKIAVPYHKPDISLPADIVEEILRIDGLDNIDIPSSITMTPAVEENRTAEVLKEKIANYLVGLGFNETLTNSITNKAYFSEDELASVVKMKNSLSTELNIMRPQMLETGLEIVAHNLNRKNDNLRLFEYGKTYTVNSKGGFEEPEHICLYLTGKKQADAWKGKGAASDFYTLKGAVDKILALAGLHGMSYDEAAAGEQFQYGLTILAGKEAIGQIGLVSKKMQERFDIKQPVFFADLSWDLILKKSKSDTVQFKPLSKFPAVQRDIAVIISKELKYSAVEEQVKKLNLKKLQSVQLFDIFESEKLGPEKKSIAVNFTFLDEEKTLTDGEIDGWMKKIMQGLEKEFQAEIRK, from the coding sequence ATGACCATTTCTTATAATTGGCTGAGCGAGTATCTGCCTGCCGGACAGGCGGGCCTGCCGGAAAAAGTGCAATCTGAAAGACTGAGCCAGATTTTGACATGTATCGGGCTGGAAGTAGAAGCGGTTGAATCTTATGAATCGCATAAAGGGGGCTTGAAAGGCCTGGTAGTGGGTGAAGTACTTACCTGCGAAAAACATCCGAATGCTGATAAGTTAAAATTAACCACTGTAAACACAGGAGCCGCTGAACCACTGAAAATAGTTTGCGGTGCCCCGAATGTTGCTGTTGGGCAAAAAGTGATAGTAGCACCCATTGGTACTAGCATTTACCCGCTTAATGCAGAGCCGGTAACCATGAAAGCCGCCAAAATACGCGGTGAGGAAAGCCAGGGAATGATTTGTGCCGAGGATGAAGTAGGACTGGGTAGTTCTCACGAGGGGATATTGGTACTTCCGGAAACCTCCAAACCCGGAACACCGGTTGCAGAGCTATTTAATATATATACCGATACTATATTTGAAATTGGTCTTACGCCCAATCGTATGGACGCGATGAGCCATTGGGGCGTAGCGCGGGACGTTTCTGCCTATCTGGCACATCATGATAAGAAAAACGGAGGCCCCAGGTTGCCGGCAATAAAAGCGCTACCGGCTTTTAAAGGTAAAAATCCGCTGGAAGTTACGGTTGAAAACACTGCCGCTTGTCCAAGGTATAGCGGTATTTCCATTAATAATGTAACCATTGCCCCAAGTCCGCAATGGCTGCAGGATAAATTAAAAGCAATTGGCGTAAAGCCGATCAGTAATATAGTAGACATTACCAATTTCATATTACACGAAACCGGCCAGCCACTTCATGCTTTTGATGCCGACCAGATTGCGGGCAAAAAAGTTATCGTAAAAAACCTGCCGCAAGACACGCTTTTCGTTACCCTCGACGGGAAAGAGCGGAAATTGAACAGTTACGATCTCATGATATGTGATGAAAAAGGAGGTATGTGCATTGGCGGCGTGTATGGCGGTTTAAACAGCGGTGTTACAGCAACTACTAAAAACATTTTCCTGGAAAGTGCCTGTTTTGATTCCATCAACATTCGCAAAACCTCTTTCTCACATGGCCTGCGAACCGATGCCGCTACCCGTTTCGAAAAAGGAACCGACATTTCAGCAACGGTTAATGTGTTAAAACGAGCTACCGAACTTATTCTCGAACTCTGCGGGGGTGAAGTAGCTTCAGGAATTATTGATATTTATCCTGAAGAGAAACCCAAAACATCTGTAACAATTAAATATCATTATCTTAAAAAGTTAAGTGGTAAAAATTATCACCCTGATGCAGTAAAAAAAATACTCACCGCCCTGGGTTTTGTTATTGAAAAAGAAGATATCGACTCGCTCAAAATAGCGGTACCTTATCACAAACCCGACATTAGCCTGCCGGCTGATATTGTTGAGGAAATATTACGTATAGATGGACTGGACAACATCGATATTCCTTCTTCTATTACAATGACACCGGCAGTGGAGGAAAACAGGACAGCTGAGGTGCTGAAAGAAAAAATAGCTAATTACCTGGTGGGCCTTGGTTTTAACGAAACCTTGACCAATTCCATCACTAACAAAGCCTACTTTAGTGAAGATGAACTGGCCAGTGTTGTAAAGATGAAGAACAGCCTGAGTACGGAGTTAAACATTATGCGTCCGCAAATGCTGGAAACAGGGCTTGAAATTGTGGCACATAATCTCAATCGCAAGAATGACAATCTCCGGTTGTTTGAGTACGGAAAAACATATACGGTTAACAGTAAAGGAGGATTTGAGGAGCCGGAACATATTTGTTTATACCTTACAGGCAAAAAACAGGCTGACGCATGGAAGGGTAAAGGAGCCGCAAGTGATTTTTATACTTTAAAGGGAGCTGTTGATAAAATATTGGCTCTCGCGGGCCTTCATGGGATGAGCTATGATGAAGCTGCTGCCGGTGAGCAGTTTCAATATGGATTAACCATTTTAGCGGGAAAAGAAGCAATAGGTCAGATAGGATTGGTAAGCAAAAAAATGCAGGAACGATTTGACATCAAACAACCTGTATTTTTTGCAGATCTCAGCTGGGACCTGATCCTTAAAAAATCAAAATCCGATACAGTTCAGTTCAAGCCGCTTTCCAAATTCCCGGCAGTACAAAGAGATATTGCAGTCATTATTTCGAAAGAACTGAAATATTCGGCGGTTGAAGAGCAGGTAAAAAAGCTGAACCTGAAAAAATTACAATCGGTTCAGCTATTTGATATATTCGAAAGTGAAAAGCTCGGCCCGGAGAAAAAATCCATTGCAGTGAATTTCACTTTCCTGGATGAGGAAAAAACATTGACGGACGGTGAAATTGATGGCTGGATGAAAAAGATTATGCAGGGTCTTGAAAAGGAATTTCAAGCTGAAATCAGGAAGTAA
- the dnaB gene encoding replicative DNA helicase, which produces MDPINLNKDRKQKRRTSAGSAADVGTLVYGKVPPQARELEEAVLGAIMLEKGAFDAVIETIRNPECFYVDAHQRIFRAIQSLANKSQPIDILTVVEELRMKEELDIVGGPYYVTKLTNTVVSAANVESHARIIMQKFIQRELIRISGEILSDAYEDSADVFDLLDDAESKLFEITNSHMKSTMQSIDSVLVDTIKRIEDLRHRNEDVTGVPSGFKPLDKITYGWQNSDLIILAARPAVGKTAFALNLARNAIMNPSKQTPVAFFSLEMSAAQLVQRVLSAESEIMLEKIARGKMEEHEMKQLYTKGIQRLSQAPLFIDDTAALNIFELRAKCRKLKNKHNIGMVIIDYLQLMSGGGDNKNGNREQEISTISRNLKGLAKELNIPIIALSQLSRAVEQRGTKEGSRVPQLSDLRESGAIEQDADMVMFLYRPDYYDINTNSEGEDQKGLTEVKIAKHRNGSLDTVKLKALLHIQKFISWDEDPYNAVGLGGGTWRPVNDDADAGGGGARLFQAQSKMNNMSDDELDEAPF; this is translated from the coding sequence ATGGACCCCATTAACTTAAATAAAGACAGGAAGCAAAAACGCAGAACCAGCGCTGGTTCTGCGGCTGATGTAGGTACCCTGGTATACGGCAAAGTGCCACCCCAGGCGCGTGAGCTGGAAGAAGCGGTTTTAGGAGCGATCATGCTGGAGAAAGGTGCTTTTGATGCCGTGATCGAAACTATACGCAACCCGGAATGCTTTTACGTAGACGCGCATCAGCGCATTTTCCGTGCTATACAATCGCTGGCTAATAAAAGCCAGCCTATTGATATCCTCACTGTAGTGGAAGAGCTGCGTATGAAGGAAGAGTTAGATATTGTTGGTGGCCCTTATTATGTAACTAAGCTTACTAATACCGTGGTATCGGCTGCTAACGTAGAGTCGCATGCCCGTATTATCATGCAGAAATTTATACAGCGCGAATTAATACGGATCAGCGGTGAAATACTTTCGGATGCTTATGAAGATAGTGCGGATGTTTTTGATTTGCTGGACGATGCTGAGTCTAAACTTTTTGAAATAACCAACTCACACATGAAGAGTACGATGCAATCCATCGACTCTGTACTGGTAGATACTATTAAACGTATTGAAGATCTGCGTCACCGGAATGAAGATGTTACCGGTGTTCCTAGTGGGTTTAAGCCTTTGGATAAAATCACTTATGGTTGGCAGAATAGTGATTTGATCATCCTGGCGGCAAGGCCGGCAGTAGGTAAAACAGCGTTTGCCTTAAACCTGGCCCGTAATGCTATTATGAATCCTTCGAAGCAAACTCCGGTGGCTTTCTTCTCTCTGGAGATGAGTGCCGCCCAGCTGGTACAGCGGGTATTATCTGCCGAAAGTGAGATCATGCTGGAAAAAATTGCCCGGGGCAAAATGGAAGAGCACGAGATGAAGCAGTTATATACCAAGGGTATACAACGACTATCACAGGCCCCGCTTTTTATTGACGATACAGCAGCCCTGAATATATTTGAGCTACGTGCCAAATGCCGTAAGCTTAAGAACAAGCACAATATAGGGATGGTGATCATCGACTATTTACAGTTGATGAGCGGAGGGGGAGATAATAAAAACGGTAACCGTGAGCAGGAGATCAGCACCATCAGCCGAAATCTGAAAGGTCTGGCAAAAGAGCTGAACATTCCCATTATCGCCCTGTCGCAGTTGAGTCGTGCTGTGGAGCAGCGGGGTACGAAAGAGGGTAGCCGGGTTCCGCAATTGAGTGATCTTCGGGAATCGGGAGCGATCGAGCAGGATGCGGATATGGTGATGTTCCTTTACCGTCCAGATTATTACGATATTAATACCAATTCGGAAGGCGAAGATCAAAAAGGTTTGACCGAGGTAAAGATCGCCAAGCATCGTAATGGTTCGCTTGACACAGTAAAGCTTAAAGCCTTGCTCCATATCCAAAAATTCATTTCCTGGGATGAGGATCCTTATAATGCGGTCGGATTAGGAGGTGGTACCTGGCGCCCGGTAAACGATGACGCGGATGCCGGAGGTGGCGGTGCCAGACTCTTCCAGGCGCAAAGCAAGATGAACAATATGAGTGATGATGAGCTGGATGAAGCGCCGTTTTAG
- a CDS encoding RsmE family RNA methyltransferase has protein sequence MLPYFYIQQLEISSEVSKGQNGEGWFAGFPVDQPNVFFNDEKQKNAKGVRLTLGQENDLNSGMTISLDETNSKHAIQVLRMKIGDRMHLTDGKGHLITATIVNDHRKHCQVSVDFIEPKAKQGADVAIAIALTKNTSRFEWFLEKAAELGVSRVIPLITKRTETGKFKEERLQNILISAMLQSQQTWLLQMSAPVDFNKFIADAELEPAKKYIAHCIETDKQSLEYSLSSSLILVGPEGDFTPEEIEAALNNGYQPVTLGETRLRTETAGMVAATLLRIGN, from the coding sequence TTGTTACCTTACTTTTATATACAGCAGCTTGAAATTAGTTCTGAAGTTTCCAAAGGTCAGAATGGAGAAGGTTGGTTTGCAGGATTCCCGGTGGATCAGCCCAATGTTTTTTTCAATGATGAAAAACAAAAGAATGCGAAAGGTGTAAGACTGACTTTAGGGCAGGAAAATGATCTTAATTCAGGCATGACCATTTCTCTCGATGAAACCAATTCCAAACATGCGATCCAGGTGTTGAGAATGAAAATCGGTGATCGAATGCACCTGACCGATGGTAAAGGCCACCTGATTACTGCAACTATTGTTAACGATCACCGGAAACATTGCCAGGTTTCGGTTGATTTTATAGAACCTAAAGCTAAACAAGGAGCCGATGTAGCCATTGCGATCGCCCTCACCAAAAATACCAGCCGCTTTGAGTGGTTCCTGGAGAAAGCAGCAGAACTGGGCGTAAGCAGGGTAATCCCTCTTATTACCAAACGAACCGAAACAGGGAAGTTCAAAGAAGAGCGTCTTCAAAATATATTAATAAGTGCCATGCTGCAAAGTCAGCAAACCTGGCTGCTGCAAATGAGCGCCCCGGTTGATTTCAATAAATTTATAGCTGACGCTGAACTTGAGCCTGCTAAAAAGTATATTGCCCATTGTATTGAAACTGATAAGCAGTCTTTAGAATATTCCCTGTCTTCTTCTCTCATTTTAGTGGGACCTGAAGGTGATTTCACCCCGGAAGAAATTGAAGCCGCTCTGAATAACGGTTACCAGCCTGTTACATTGGGTGAAACCCGCCTGCGAACCGAAACTGCCGGGATGGTTGCGGCAACATTACTACGCATCGGTAATTAA
- the nagA gene encoding N-acetylglucosamine-6-phosphate deacetylase, giving the protein MQQAIINATIFTGSEIVKDASILIENGKIIKIDASMPDGVQIIDAAGKNIAPAFIDIQPNGGYDLYFSKELSDASLQDMYQASIDHGTGYILPTLISSGFETILKGIETVKNFMQQQPGVLGMHLEGPFINVDKRGAHPATIIRKPTDEELKQIIAAGKEVIKIITIAPECFTDDQLQLLLDSGINIAIGHTAVTYEQAQYYFSKGIQLVTHLYNAMNQMGHRECGLVGAIFDNENVYAPVILDGGHCHYAAARVAYKQKGDKLILLSDAAFLGRRKQVFDWENLSIKMVDGYYRDGAGNLGGAAISMIDAVKNAMVHLHVTLQEAIEMATGRVAKAIKMDGRIGFIQPGYDARFVLFDNELSSVEFLAG; this is encoded by the coding sequence ATGCAGCAGGCAATTATCAATGCTACCATTTTTACCGGTTCTGAAATTGTAAAAGATGCTTCCATTCTTATTGAGAATGGAAAAATCATTAAGATAGATGCGTCTATGCCCGATGGTGTTCAAATAATAGATGCCGCCGGTAAGAATATTGCTCCTGCTTTCATTGATATACAGCCTAACGGAGGCTACGATTTGTATTTTTCTAAAGAGTTATCTGACGCTTCTTTGCAGGACATGTACCAGGCCAGCATCGATCATGGTACAGGGTATATATTACCCACATTAATCTCATCAGGTTTTGAAACAATTCTAAAGGGAATTGAAACTGTCAAAAACTTTATGCAGCAGCAACCCGGTGTATTGGGCATGCACCTGGAAGGACCCTTTATAAACGTTGACAAACGGGGTGCCCATCCTGCTACTATCATTCGGAAGCCAACAGATGAAGAGTTGAAACAGATCATTGCTGCAGGTAAAGAAGTAATCAAGATCATCACTATAGCTCCGGAGTGTTTTACGGATGATCAGTTACAGTTATTGCTGGATAGCGGTATTAATATAGCCATTGGCCATACTGCGGTTACCTACGAGCAGGCACAGTACTATTTTTCAAAAGGCATTCAACTGGTAACTCATTTGTACAATGCCATGAACCAGATGGGCCATAGGGAATGTGGTTTGGTTGGAGCGATATTCGATAATGAAAATGTGTATGCTCCTGTTATCCTGGATGGAGGACATTGCCACTACGCCGCAGCCCGGGTGGCCTATAAACAAAAGGGTGATAAACTGATTTTATTATCAGATGCAGCCTTCCTGGGAAGAAGAAAACAGGTATTTGACTGGGAAAATCTGAGTATAAAAATGGTAGACGGTTATTACCGGGACGGCGCAGGTAATTTAGGCGGCGCTGCCATATCAATGATTGATGCTGTTAAAAATGCGATGGTCCATTTACATGTTACATTACAGGAGGCTATTGAAATGGCTACCGGCCGGGTGGCTAAAGCTATAAAAATGGATGGGCGCATCGGCTTTATACAACCCGGCTATGATGCAAGATTTGTACTATTTGATAACGAGCTGAGTTCGGTAGAATTTTTAGCCGGCTAA
- a CDS encoding deoxycytidylate deaminase, translating to MSKRENYISWDEYFMGVALLSGKRSKDPSTQVGACIVNTQNKIVGVGYNGLPIGISDDEFPWQKQGSFLETKYPYVCHAELNAILNNIGISLHGCKIYTALFPCNECTKAIIQSGIGEVIYLSDKYATQDSFVASKKMLEKAGIAMRKMEAQQKHIALSFEEGDV from the coding sequence ATGTCAAAAAGAGAGAATTATATTAGCTGGGATGAGTATTTTATGGGCGTAGCATTGCTCTCGGGCAAACGTAGCAAAGATCCTTCAACCCAGGTAGGCGCCTGTATCGTAAACACCCAAAATAAAATAGTAGGTGTGGGATACAATGGTTTACCTATCGGTATCAGCGACGATGAGTTTCCCTGGCAAAAGCAGGGTAGTTTTTTAGAAACGAAGTACCCCTATGTTTGCCATGCGGAATTGAACGCCATACTCAACAATATCGGCATCAGCCTTCATGGTTGTAAAATATATACCGCACTATTTCCTTGTAACGAGTGTACCAAAGCTATTATACAATCTGGCATCGGCGAGGTAATTTACCTGTCGGATAAATATGCTACGCAAGATAGTTTTGTAGCTTCTAAAAAAATGTTGGAAAAAGCTGGTATTGCGATGAGAAAGATGGAAGCACAGCAAAAGCATATCGCGCTTTCATTTGAAGAAGGCGATGTCTGA
- a CDS encoding biliverdin-producing heme oxygenase: protein MLSTIIKTTTAPLHTRLEEAMFANAIMDGSFTLADYNKVLRVNYFVHQLLEPIIFDVLGKRTGQEIEPGKRKKLPALEADMKASEINLSEDQHLPVNQPSFHSKVEALGALYVLEGATLGGQVIIKRLKKNEAFADLPLAYYNVYAGDTGVMWKQFLELINQYEDHDSALQGAQKVYNLYLEATNAIKRA from the coding sequence ATGCTGAGTACTATTATTAAAACAACTACCGCTCCACTGCATACCCGGCTGGAGGAGGCGATGTTTGCTAATGCGATTATGGACGGGAGCTTTACTCTTGCTGATTATAACAAGGTATTGCGTGTTAATTATTTCGTACACCAGTTACTGGAGCCAATCATCTTCGATGTATTAGGAAAAAGAACAGGCCAGGAAATTGAGCCCGGCAAAAGAAAAAAACTGCCCGCCCTTGAAGCCGATATGAAGGCCTCAGAAATCAATCTTTCGGAGGACCAACATCTGCCGGTAAATCAACCTTCTTTTCATAGTAAAGTTGAGGCCCTGGGCGCTTTATATGTTTTGGAAGGCGCTACCTTAGGCGGGCAGGTTATTATAAAAAGACTGAAAAAAAATGAAGCATTCGCTGACTTGCCTTTGGCGTATTACAATGTTTATGCTGGTGATACCGGAGTGATGTGGAAGCAATTCCTGGAACTCATTAATCAATACGAAGATCATGATAGCGCTTTACAGGGTGCTCAAAAAGTATACAATTTATACCTGGAAGCTACCAACGCTATCAAACGCGCGTAA